Proteins found in one Methanofollis fontis genomic segment:
- a CDS encoding proteasome-activating nucleotidase, with product MEDSVINVSNDNDLYKLQVQEMKAKVLDLKMQNELLQKEVNQLRRENNQLKRVPLFVAAVVDKMGDGEVYLRQMGNNQEYITRVNPETYDDLRPGMKVAVNNALSIVKAVGTIYDSRVRVMELDSSPDVSFEQIGGLSEEIEEVREAVEYPLTRPEVFERVGVEPPKGILLHGPPGTGKTLIAKAVANNAHADFIRMSGSELVHKFIGEGAQLVRELFTFAREHAPAIVFIDEIDAIASMRTNDGTSGSAEVQRTLMQLLAEMDGFDNRGNIRIMAATNRVDMLDPAILRPGRFDRIIEIPVPDADSRREIFRIHTRRMNLSGVDLESLVPPTEGMTGAEIQAICREAGMRAVRRSADTADQNDFVEAVKKISRKESAGDLRMYI from the coding sequence ATGGAAGACTCCGTGATAAACGTCAGCAATGACAATGATCTGTACAAACTTCAGGTCCAAGAGATGAAGGCGAAAGTCCTCGACCTGAAGATGCAGAACGAGTTGCTCCAGAAGGAGGTGAATCAGCTGAGGCGAGAGAACAACCAGCTGAAGCGTGTGCCTCTTTTCGTCGCCGCTGTCGTGGACAAGATGGGAGACGGCGAGGTCTATCTCAGGCAGATGGGCAACAACCAGGAGTATATCACGAGGGTAAATCCGGAGACCTACGACGATCTCCGGCCCGGCATGAAGGTCGCCGTCAACAACGCCCTTTCCATCGTCAAGGCTGTCGGCACGATCTATGATTCCCGGGTCCGGGTCATGGAACTCGACTCGTCCCCTGACGTCTCGTTCGAGCAGATCGGCGGGCTCTCAGAGGAGATCGAGGAGGTGCGTGAGGCGGTCGAGTATCCCCTCACCCGCCCGGAGGTCTTCGAACGGGTCGGTGTCGAACCCCCCAAGGGCATTCTCCTCCACGGCCCCCCGGGCACCGGCAAGACGCTCATCGCCAAGGCGGTGGCGAACAATGCCCATGCCGATTTCATCAGGATGTCGGGGTCTGAGCTGGTGCACAAATTCATCGGGGAGGGGGCGCAGCTCGTGCGCGAACTCTTCACCTTCGCCCGCGAACACGCACCGGCGATCGTGTTTATCGACGAGATCGACGCCATCGCAAGCATGCGCACCAACGATGGCACCTCAGGAAGCGCCGAGGTGCAGCGCACCCTGATGCAGCTCCTGGCCGAGATGGACGGTTTTGACAACCGCGGCAATATCAGGATCATGGCGGCGACAAACCGCGTCGATATGCTCGATCCCGCAATCCTCAGGCCCGGACGCTTCGACCGGATCATCGAGATCCCGGTGCCGGACGCCGATTCCCGCCGTGAGATCTTCAGGATCCATACCCGCCGGATGAACCTCTCGGGGGTGGACCTGGAGTCCCTGGTCCCGCCCACCGAAGGGATGACCGGCGCCGAGATCCAGGCGATCTGCCGCGAGGCCGGGATGCGGGCGGTCAGACGGAGTGCGGATACGGCGGACCAGAACGACTTTGTCGAGGCCGTGAAGAAGATCTCCCGCAAGGAATCTGCGGGCGATCTCCGGATGTATATCTAG
- the tgtA gene encoding tRNA guanosine(15) transglycosylase TgtA, protein MAISFEVLHKDIAARIGRLRVGERTVRTPALLPVVNPHLPLITPREMQEMGVEAIITNAYIFSKSADYRERALQEGLHSVLDFDGVIMTDSGSFQLMVYGEVEISNLQTIGFQKDIGSDIIVPLDIPTTPDADQERAEQELAVTLGRIREGHTFLGPDANLAGPVQGGVYPALREYAARTVQDIGFSFCPVGAVVPLMETYRYSDLVRVVMAAKRGLSPSTCVHLFGAGHPAMLALGAAMGCDIFDSAAYALFAKDGRYLTTHGSLKVEELSELPCPCSVCRSHTAEELKRSPERERLLALHNLYVTLAEIARIRQAITDGTLWELLDIRCRTHPRLLDGYREFLRHAVDLERVDGVSKRRFFYQSAESCGRTEVLRYQNMIGRFSVGERVLVTMTGKVLEGYDSVLLYKPPFGPYPVGLSETFPIGQSEVPEWDADMMQAGCRGIRRLADANPESRLSVLAPRRWVELVRAELADIEVLDADTV, encoded by the coding sequence ATGGCGATCTCGTTTGAGGTCCTCCACAAGGATATCGCCGCCAGGATCGGCCGTCTCCGTGTCGGTGAGAGGACCGTCCGCACTCCGGCCCTGCTGCCGGTGGTGAACCCCCACCTCCCCCTGATCACCCCGCGGGAGATGCAGGAGATGGGGGTGGAGGCGATCATCACCAACGCCTACATCTTCTCGAAGAGCGCCGACTACCGGGAGCGGGCCCTTCAGGAGGGGCTTCATTCGGTGCTGGACTTCGACGGCGTGATCATGACCGATTCGGGGTCGTTCCAGCTGATGGTCTATGGCGAGGTGGAGATCTCCAACCTCCAGACGATCGGGTTCCAGAAGGATATCGGCTCGGATATCATCGTCCCCCTCGACATCCCGACCACGCCGGACGCCGATCAGGAGCGCGCCGAGCAGGAACTGGCCGTGACCCTCGGGCGGATCCGGGAGGGGCACACCTTCCTGGGACCGGACGCCAACCTGGCCGGACCGGTGCAGGGCGGCGTCTACCCGGCCCTGCGCGAATATGCCGCCCGGACGGTGCAGGATATCGGTTTCTCCTTCTGCCCGGTCGGGGCGGTCGTCCCCCTGATGGAGACCTACCGCTACAGCGATCTCGTCCGGGTGGTGATGGCGGCAAAACGCGGCCTCTCCCCCTCGACCTGCGTCCACCTCTTCGGTGCGGGCCATCCGGCCATGCTCGCCCTCGGGGCGGCGATGGGCTGCGACATCTTCGATTCAGCCGCCTATGCCCTGTTTGCAAAGGACGGCCGTTATCTCACGACCCACGGCAGCCTGAAGGTGGAGGAGCTCTCCGAACTCCCCTGCCCCTGCTCGGTGTGCCGGAGCCATACCGCCGAAGAACTGAAACGGAGCCCTGAACGCGAACGGCTGCTGGCACTCCACAATCTCTATGTGACGCTGGCCGAGATCGCCAGGATCCGGCAGGCGATCACCGACGGCACCCTCTGGGAACTGCTCGACATCCGCTGCCGCACCCACCCGCGCCTCCTTGACGGCTACCGCGAGTTCCTGCGCCATGCGGTGGACCTCGAACGGGTGGACGGCGTCTCCAAACGGCGGTTCTTCTACCAGAGCGCCGAGAGCTGCGGGCGCACCGAGGTGCTCAGGTATCAGAATATGATCGGCCGTTTCTCTGTCGGGGAGAGGGTGCTGGTGACGATGACCGGGAAGGTGCTGGAGGGCTATGACAGCGTGCTCCTCTATAAACCGCCGTTCGGCCCCTATCCCGTGGGACTCTCCGAGACCTTCCCGATCGGGCAGTCCGAGGTGCCGGAATGGGACGCGGATATGATGCAGGCCGGGTGCCGGGGGATCCGGCGACTTGCCGACGCCAACCCAGAGAGTCGTCTGAGCGTGCTCGCCCCGCGCAGATGGGTCGAACTGGTGAGGGCCGAACTGGCGGATATCGAGGTGCTGGATGCCGATACAGTTTGA
- the arcS gene encoding archaeosine synthase subunit alpha — translation MPIQFEVKARDALARSGVFSCNEQKLATPCAVDAGEAFPELADLRHANVPLSADPDFVEAYLPDMTGEASIVHPLGGDAVSGGCAVVANWHTTLADPRAYVEHLAALRGHVAPDAACYAPAAALPSNACLLAYTGFDLFDYTAVDLMTARGMFCTPEGEFPVEEAGEGGCGCPGCESGDLALHNRFMLNAECATIRRFIARGQMRELMEMRCRMDAAAVSVMRFLDREYVMAEAAAPIVRSSRMLANSAESLNRPEIRRFAERICERYRPPRNDIAVLLPCAARKPYSSSQSHQRFVAAVGGRAHEVIITSPLGVVPRELEAIYPAGHYDVPVTGYWDREECAVLSDILVRYLRAHPYGRIIAHLEGGALQVAEMAAEICGIEMECTVVGHPTSPASLRALDEALAGERKGRSSPVAGVLGWQFAKEVETKGMQVKGKPGRRAVMKGKTILFNIDDRTGLYKPTFEGWRHLSGYRVEIDDFVPRGDVLAPGVTDADPRIRAGDEVFVVGPSAIATGRAAMGAAEMIRSRRGVAVKVRKVKCTDDKP, via the coding sequence ATGCCGATACAGTTTGAGGTGAAGGCACGAGACGCTCTTGCGCGGAGCGGGGTGTTCTCCTGCAACGAGCAGAAACTCGCCACGCCGTGCGCCGTGGATGCCGGAGAGGCGTTCCCGGAACTCGCCGATCTCCGGCATGCAAACGTACCCCTCTCGGCTGATCCGGATTTTGTCGAGGCCTATCTGCCTGATATGACAGGCGAGGCCTCGATCGTCCACCCGCTGGGCGGCGACGCCGTTTCCGGCGGGTGCGCCGTGGTGGCGAACTGGCATACGACGCTGGCAGACCCACGGGCGTACGTGGAGCACCTTGCCGCCCTCAGGGGGCATGTCGCACCCGATGCGGCATGTTACGCCCCTGCCGCCGCCCTGCCGTCGAACGCCTGCCTGCTTGCCTATACGGGATTCGACCTCTTCGACTACACCGCCGTGGACCTGATGACGGCGCGGGGGATGTTCTGCACCCCCGAGGGTGAGTTCCCGGTCGAGGAGGCGGGTGAGGGCGGATGCGGGTGTCCGGGCTGCGAGTCCGGCGATCTCGCCCTCCACAACCGGTTCATGCTGAACGCCGAGTGCGCCACCATCCGCCGCTTCATCGCCCGGGGCCAGATGCGCGAGCTGATGGAGATGCGGTGCAGGATGGACGCCGCTGCCGTCTCGGTCATGCGTTTCCTGGACCGAGAGTATGTCATGGCTGAGGCGGCGGCACCTATCGTCCGTTCGTCGCGGATGCTCGCCAACTCCGCCGAGTCCCTGAACCGCCCGGAGATCCGGCGCTTTGCCGAACGCATCTGCGAACGATATCGTCCGCCCCGGAACGACATCGCCGTGCTCCTGCCGTGTGCGGCGCGAAAACCCTACTCATCATCGCAGAGTCATCAGCGTTTTGTGGCGGCGGTCGGCGGGCGCGCTCATGAGGTGATCATCACCTCGCCCCTCGGGGTCGTGCCCCGCGAACTCGAGGCGATCTATCCTGCCGGACACTATGATGTGCCGGTGACCGGGTACTGGGACCGGGAGGAGTGCGCCGTCCTCTCCGACATCCTTGTCCGCTATCTCCGGGCCCACCCCTACGGTCGCATAATCGCCCATCTTGAGGGTGGGGCGCTCCAGGTCGCCGAGATGGCCGCAGAAATCTGCGGCATCGAAATGGAATGCACCGTTGTCGGCCACCCAACCTCCCCGGCCTCGCTCCGGGCCCTTGACGAAGCGCTGGCCGGCGAACGGAAGGGCCGGTCCTCCCCGGTGGCAGGCGTTCTCGGCTGGCAGTTTGCCAAAGAGGTCGAGACGAAGGGGATGCAGGTGAAGGGGAAACCGGGTCGTCGTGCCGTGATGAAGGGGAAGACCATCCTCTTCAACATCGACGACCGCACCGGCCTCTACAAACCCACCTTCGAGGGGTGGCGGCACCTCTCCGGCTACCGGGTGGAGATCGACGACTTCGTGCCGCGCGGCGATGTGCTCGCCCCGGGCGTCACCGATGCCGACCCGCGCATCCGTGCGGGCGACGAGGTGTTTGTCGTCGGTCCCTCGGCCATTGCCACCGGACGGGCGGCGATGGGGGCCGCCGAGATGATCCGATCGCGGCGCGGCGTTGCTGTGAAAGTGCGTAAAGTAAAGTGCACGGACGACAAACCGTGA
- a CDS encoding DUF126 domain-containing protein produces MITKGRGIARGSATGNLLISDAPISFLSGVDPETGTIIEDGHPLKGESIAGRIFAFPHGKGSTVGSYVIYALARNGRAPAAIINEEAEPIIATGAIIAGIPMIDHLDLPLSDLPDGASVSVDADAGTVSWEG; encoded by the coding sequence GTGATAACAAAAGGACGTGGCATTGCACGGGGATCAGCGACCGGAAACCTGTTGATCTCGGACGCACCCATCTCTTTTCTCTCGGGTGTGGACCCGGAGACCGGGACGATCATCGAGGACGGTCACCCCCTGAAGGGCGAATCGATAGCAGGGCGGATCTTCGCCTTTCCCCACGGCAAGGGGTCGACCGTGGGTTCATATGTGATCTATGCCCTTGCGCGGAACGGCAGGGCGCCAGCGGCGATCATCAACGAGGAGGCCGAACCGATCATTGCCACCGGTGCGATCATCGCCGGAATCCCGATGATCGACCACCTGGACCTCCCCCTCTCCGATCTGCCTGATGGGGCGTCGGTCAGCGTCGATGCGGATGCGGGCACCGTCTCCTGGGAGGGGTGA
- a CDS encoding DUF5804 family protein → MELLLIGKDGTDLYHTLFSSETSREILRFYRPKRRGFGISVTVISLGAALSLASELRWYIRRYVRLALIEAEPGTYWTLGYARAIDGREGDRESLEGRTTLFSLDESPETGGTEKIRVRTLPDEEIG, encoded by the coding sequence ATGGAACTCCTCCTCATCGGGAAGGACGGGACCGACCTCTATCATACCCTTTTTTCATCAGAGACCAGCAGAGAGATCCTCAGATTTTATCGCCCGAAGCGAAGGGGCTTCGGCATCTCCGTGACGGTCATCTCCCTGGGCGCCGCCCTCTCGCTGGCATCCGAACTCCGCTGGTATATCCGCCGGTATGTGCGCCTGGCGCTCATCGAGGCAGAACCCGGCACCTACTGGACGCTCGGATATGCCAGGGCCATCGACGGCAGGGAGGGAGACCGGGAAAGCCTTGAGGGTAGAACAACCTTATTCTCTCTGGACGAGTCCCCGGAAACAGGCGGGACAGAAAAGATCCGCGTCCGAACGCTCCCTGACGAGGAGATCGGATAG
- a CDS encoding proteasome-activating nucleotidase has translation MGDSGADIIEPQNSEELCKYLLERISNLENRNLELRERMRQMESEKRYVETQKIRYEREMRKLRSEIEQLRSPPLVVGEIIDIIDNNRVVVRSSAGPRFLVRVSQFIDPKDLRSGSRCTLNQQSLALIEVLPNNYDPQIYGMELEERPSEIYEDIGGLEAQVQEVKEAVELPLTKPHLFEKVGISPPKGVLLYGPPGTGKTLLARAVAHETNAHFLRVVGSELVQKYIGEGARLVRELFEIAREKAPAIIFIDEIDAVGAHRTESVTSGDREVQRTLMQLLAGMDGFEARGDVKIIGATNRIDILDPALLRPGRFDRIIEIPLPDVEGRLSILRIHTKGMNLASEIDLREVARQTDGRNGADLRAICMEAGMFAIRQERSKVTNEDFMNALHKVSSGYDRQTMKTGVGEMFA, from the coding sequence ATGGGGGACAGCGGCGCAGATATAATCGAACCGCAGAACAGCGAGGAACTCTGTAAGTACCTGCTGGAACGCATCTCGAATCTTGAAAACCGCAATCTGGAATTGAGAGAGCGGATGCGGCAGATGGAGTCGGAGAAGCGGTATGTCGAGACGCAGAAGATCCGCTACGAACGAGAGATGCGCAAGCTCCGGAGCGAGATCGAGCAGCTGAGGAGTCCGCCCCTTGTCGTCGGAGAGATCATCGATATCATCGACAACAACCGGGTCGTCGTCAGGAGCAGTGCCGGTCCCCGATTCCTGGTCCGGGTCTCCCAGTTTATCGATCCCAAGGACCTGCGGTCCGGAAGCCGGTGCACCCTCAACCAGCAGTCGCTTGCACTGATTGAGGTGCTCCCGAACAACTATGACCCGCAGATCTATGGGATGGAGCTGGAGGAGCGTCCGTCCGAGATCTATGAGGATATCGGCGGTCTTGAGGCGCAGGTGCAGGAGGTGAAGGAGGCGGTCGAACTCCCGCTCACCAAACCCCATCTCTTCGAGAAGGTCGGAATCAGTCCGCCGAAGGGTGTCCTCCTCTACGGCCCCCCCGGCACCGGCAAGACCCTGCTGGCGCGGGCCGTTGCCCATGAGACGAATGCCCATTTCCTGAGGGTGGTGGGCTCGGAGCTCGTGCAGAAATATATCGGTGAGGGGGCGCGGCTCGTGCGCGAGCTCTTCGAGATCGCGCGGGAGAAGGCGCCGGCGATCATCTTCATCGACGAGATCGATGCCGTTGGGGCCCACCGGACCGAATCGGTCACCTCGGGCGACCGTGAGGTGCAGAGGACCCTGATGCAGCTCCTGGCGGGAATGGACGGTTTTGAGGCGCGGGGCGATGTGAAGATCATCGGCGCCACGAACCGGATCGATATCCTTGACCCCGCCCTCCTCAGACCCGGACGCTTCGACCGGATCATCGAGATCCCCCTGCCGGACGTGGAGGGGCGCCTCTCGATCCTGCGGATCCACACCAAGGGCATGAACCTGGCCTCAGAGATCGACCTCAGGGAGGTGGCCCGGCAGACCGACGGCCGGAACGGCGCCGACCTGCGGGCGATCTGCATGGAGGCCGGGATGTTCGCCATCAGGCAGGAACGCTCAAAGGTGACGAACGAGGACTTCATGAACGCCCTCCACAAGGTCTCGTCTGGCTACGACCGGCAGACGATGAAGACGGGCGTCGGCGAGATGTTCGCCTGA
- a CDS encoding TIGR00296 family protein, with protein MFALTRDEGETAVRLARTALETELRGQTFTLPPLPPVFSEQRGVFVTITRDGDLRGCIGLPYPVMPLSEGIVHAALSAAREDPRFPPVRPAELPDIRIDLTVLSVPEPLECAPDRRADHVEVGRHGLILSGQGRSGLLLPQVATEYNWNAREFLDHTCLKAGLSPGCWTDPEVAVATFEGQIFSEEEA; from the coding sequence ATGTTCGCGCTGACCCGTGATGAGGGCGAAACCGCCGTGCGTCTGGCACGCACCGCCCTCGAAACAGAACTCCGGGGGCAGACCTTCACCCTGCCTCCGCTCCCACCGGTTTTTTCGGAACAACGCGGTGTTTTCGTCACGATCACGCGGGACGGCGACCTGAGGGGCTGCATCGGCCTGCCCTATCCGGTGATGCCCCTCAGCGAGGGGATCGTGCATGCCGCCCTCTCCGCCGCCCGCGAGGACCCGCGGTTCCCGCCGGTCCGGCCCGCCGAACTCCCTGACATCAGGATCGACCTGACGGTGCTCTCGGTGCCCGAACCCCTCGAGTGTGCGCCGGACCGCCGGGCCGACCATGTCGAGGTGGGGCGGCACGGGCTGATCCTCTCCGGTCAGGGGAGGAGCGGACTTCTCCTCCCGCAGGTGGCAACAGAATACAACTGGAATGCGAGAGAGTTCCTGGACCATACCTGCCTCAAGGCCGGGCTCTCGCCCGGGTGCTGGACTGATCCGGAGGTCGCAGTCGCCACCTTCGAGGGGCAGATCTTCTCAGAGGAGGAGGCCTGA
- a CDS encoding TIGR04013 family B12-binding domain/radical SAM domain-containing protein, with product MQVNWRLITAAKNSYAALYAACETEGYILRPVEAPEGDVTCYSLNSISAPLYEEEIREAACTTIVGGPHAAACPARVAEYADYVVTGEGEYALPRLLRAIESGMTGAVPGVMHRRSPFCPVDHTVFLPAYPPFSRMKGYIEISRGCPFGCAYCQTPSIFGRRMRHRPVDQIARFAAHYRDARFVTPNALAYGSDGITPRLDRVERLFRALQNNEIYFGTFPSEVRPEFVTDESLDLITRYCSNKRLHFGAQSGSDRVLRSLRRGHTVADVRRAIDAVRDHGMMPVVDFIVGLPCEEDGDQLATLDLVHEVVRRGRAHVHLFIPLPGTPMAGMRPRPLLPEVQRDLGRLALAGRISGSWSDPGRRFYSNR from the coding sequence ATGCAGGTGAACTGGCGCCTGATCACGGCGGCAAAAAACTCGTATGCCGCCCTGTATGCCGCATGCGAGACAGAAGGGTATATCCTCCGCCCGGTGGAGGCGCCCGAGGGGGACGTGACCTGCTACAGCCTGAACTCCATCAGCGCACCCCTGTATGAGGAGGAGATCAGGGAGGCGGCGTGCACCACGATCGTCGGCGGACCGCATGCCGCCGCATGCCCGGCAAGGGTGGCGGAGTATGCGGACTATGTGGTGACCGGCGAGGGCGAGTACGCCCTCCCCCGCCTCCTGAGGGCGATCGAGAGCGGGATGACGGGAGCAGTTCCCGGGGTCATGCACCGCCGCTCTCCCTTCTGTCCGGTGGATCACACCGTCTTCCTCCCGGCCTATCCCCCCTTCTCGCGGATGAAGGGCTATATCGAGATCAGCCGCGGCTGCCCCTTCGGGTGCGCCTACTGCCAGACCCCCTCGATCTTCGGGAGGAGGATGCGGCACCGCCCCGTGGACCAGATCGCACGCTTTGCGGCCCATTACCGGGACGCCCGTTTTGTCACCCCGAATGCCCTCGCATACGGGTCGGACGGGATCACGCCCAGGCTTGACCGGGTCGAACGCCTCTTCCGCGCCCTCCAGAACAACGAGATCTATTTCGGCACCTTCCCCTCCGAGGTGCGCCCCGAATTCGTCACCGATGAGTCACTCGACCTGATCACCCGCTACTGCTCCAACAAACGCCTCCATTTCGGCGCACAGTCGGGCAGCGACCGCGTGCTCAGGTCCCTCAGGCGCGGCCACACCGTCGCGGACGTGCGGCGGGCGATCGACGCCGTCCGTGACCACGGCATGATGCCGGTCGTCGATTTCATCGTGGGTCTGCCCTGCGAGGAGGACGGGGACCAGCTGGCCACCCTCGATCTTGTCCATGAGGTCGTGCGGCGGGGGCGGGCACACGTCCATCTCTTCATCCCCCTGCCCGGCACGCCGATGGCGGGCATGCGTCCCCGCCCCCTCCTCCCTGAGGTCCAGCGCGATCTCGGCAGACTTGCGCTCGCGGGCAGGATATCGGGATCCTGGAGTGATCCCGGCAGAAGATTTTATAGCAATCGTTAG
- a CDS encoding multiprotein bridging factor aMBF1, protein MQCELCGAIIRGAPKKVQIEGAVLQVCPKCARLGVEVAQPRSIEPKRRVPTAPTAPQRRSRDVFDMMIGEIVDDFGERIKRARLGKSWTQKDLANEIKEREILIKKIEKGDLIPEDDVRVKIEKALGISLLDVTEEEVKAQKRGSMATTFGDLIKIRKE, encoded by the coding sequence ATGCAGTGCGAATTATGTGGGGCGATTATCCGTGGCGCCCCGAAAAAAGTCCAGATCGAAGGTGCGGTCCTCCAGGTATGCCCGAAATGTGCACGATTGGGCGTCGAGGTGGCACAGCCCCGTTCGATCGAACCAAAACGGAGAGTACCGACTGCACCTACCGCTCCGCAGCGAAGGAGCCGCGATGTCTTCGACATGATGATCGGGGAGATCGTCGACGACTTCGGCGAGCGGATCAAACGCGCCCGCCTCGGGAAGAGCTGGACCCAGAAGGATCTGGCCAACGAGATCAAGGAGCGGGAGATCCTCATCAAGAAGATCGAGAAGGGCGACCTGATCCCTGAGGACGATGTCAGGGTAAAGATCGAGAAGGCGCTCGGCATCTCACTCCTCGACGTCACCGAAGAAGAGGTGAAGGCCCAGAAGCGGGGGAGCATGGCGACTACGTTTGGCGACCTCATCAAGATCAGGAAGGAATAA
- a CDS encoding CBS domain-containing protein: MYIPTPAELKAKRIMLGLRQADVARKAGISQSMVARIESGTVDPRVSTLNKIIHVLKVAERPTMTAREVMHAPVHSVSPRDAITTAVAIMETEDVSQIPVIENGIPVGCVSESAIVNAIEQIGIARAHTRKVKDFMESGFPTVPPDVDIETVVHLLQQHHAVLVLGEGTVQGVITKHDLIMLIV, translated from the coding sequence ATGTATATCCCAACGCCTGCCGAGCTGAAGGCGAAGCGGATCATGCTCGGACTCAGACAGGCCGATGTCGCCCGAAAGGCCGGGATATCCCAGTCAATGGTGGCGCGGATCGAGTCGGGGACCGTCGATCCCCGGGTGAGCACCCTCAACAAGATCATCCATGTGCTGAAGGTGGCCGAACGCCCGACGATGACTGCCAGAGAGGTGATGCATGCGCCGGTTCACAGCGTTTCCCCGAGGGACGCCATCACGACGGCGGTTGCGATTATGGAGACAGAGGACGTCTCGCAGATCCCGGTGATCGAGAACGGCATCCCGGTCGGGTGCGTGTCAGAATCGGCGATCGTGAACGCCATCGAGCAGATCGGCATCGCCCGGGCGCATACCCGAAAAGTAAAGGATTTCATGGAGTCCGGGTTTCCGACCGTCCCGCCAGACGTCGATATCGAGACGGTCGTTCACCTGCTCCAGCAGCATCACGCCGTGCTCGTCCTCGGCGAGGGGACGGTGCAGGGCGTGATCACCAAGCATGACCTGATAATGCTGATCGTCTAG
- a CDS encoding trypco2 family protein, which translates to MNSNDDMSVVDLVRDVKTAILEAQDRLDERGITISRVDLEVMTAFVTSAGGEIGLKIIPIELSGQYSRSQMNTIHLSLTPLVPEQVERISELGSELVRAIEVISTAAHEAPATKPEFLLDHAEVILQFATDVSGHIRLFAGAGQEAGWAHLIRMTLLTR; encoded by the coding sequence ATGAACAGCAATGATGATATGTCGGTTGTGGATCTGGTCAGGGACGTAAAAACAGCGATTCTTGAAGCCCAGGACCGACTGGACGAACGCGGCATCACGATCAGCAGGGTGGACCTTGAGGTGATGACGGCTTTCGTCACCTCTGCGGGTGGGGAGATCGGATTGAAGATTATCCCGATCGAACTCTCCGGCCAGTATTCCCGGTCGCAGATGAACACCATCCATCTCTCGCTGACACCGCTCGTCCCCGAGCAGGTGGAACGCATATCAGAACTGGGGAGCGAACTGGTGCGTGCGATCGAGGTGATCAGCACCGCCGCGCATGAGGCGCCGGCCACAAAACCCGAATTCCTGCTTGACCATGCAGAGGTCATCCTCCAGTTTGCCACCGATGTTTCGGGGCATATCCGCCTGTTTGCCGGTGCCGGTCAGGAGGCCGGTTGGGCGCATCTGATACGCATGACACTGCTCACCCGCTGA
- the tpiA gene encoding triose-phosphate isomerase has protein sequence MASPLILVNLKAYLEGMGEGAARIAAAAEEVGAESGVTIAVAPAPTDLQPLSARFNLPLYAQHIDGVSAGAHTGHVTAEQVRAAGATGTLINHSERRLTLAGIEASVAAARRSDLRTVICTNNEATTAAAAALAPDYVAIEPPELIGTGVSVSKADPGIIERSVAAAQGVNPGMRVLTGAGISTGECVRIALELGTDGVLLASGVVKAKDPAAVLRDLVSQI, from the coding sequence ATGGCCAGCCCACTGATTCTCGTCAACCTGAAGGCATATCTGGAAGGGATGGGCGAGGGTGCGGCCCGCATCGCCGCCGCCGCAGAAGAGGTCGGGGCGGAGAGCGGGGTGACGATCGCCGTCGCCCCGGCCCCCACCGACCTCCAGCCCCTTTCAGCCCGCTTCAACCTCCCGCTCTATGCCCAGCACATCGACGGTGTTTCAGCCGGCGCCCATACGGGGCATGTGACCGCCGAGCAGGTCCGTGCCGCCGGCGCGACCGGGACGCTGATCAACCATTCAGAGCGGCGCCTGACGCTTGCAGGGATCGAGGCCTCGGTTGCGGCCGCACGAAGATCCGATCTCCGGACGGTGATCTGCACGAATAACGAGGCAACGACGGCAGCAGCGGCCGCCCTTGCGCCCGACTACGTGGCGATCGAGCCCCCCGAGCTGATCGGAACCGGCGTATCGGTCTCAAAGGCCGATCCGGGCATCATCGAACGCTCGGTGGCGGCAGCACAGGGCGTGAATCCAGGCATGCGGGTGCTCACCGGCGCCGGGATCAGCACCGGCGAATGCGTCCGGATCGCCCTCGAACTCGGGACCGACGGGGTGCTTCTCGCATCCGGCGTCGTCAAGGCGAAGGACCCCGCCGCGGTCCTGCGTGACCTGGTCTCGCAGATCTAG